A genomic stretch from Hermetia illucens chromosome 7, iHerIll2.2.curated.20191125, whole genome shotgun sequence includes:
- the LOC119661013 gene encoding ras-related protein Rap1: MREYKIVVLGSGGVGKSALTVQFVQGIFVEKYDPTIEDSYRKQVEVDGQQCMLEILDTAGTEQFTAMRDLYMKNGQGFVLVYSITAQSTFNDLQDLREQILRVKDTDDVPMVLVGNKCDLEEERVVGKDLGKDLATQFNCAFMETSAKAKINVNDIFYDLVRQINKKSPEKKQKQKKKSLCVLL; the protein is encoded by the exons ATGCGTGAATATAAGATCGTAGTGCTGGGCAGCGGGGGTGTAGGCAAATCGGCTCTAACAGTACAATTTGTCCAG GGAATATTTGTGGAAAAATATGACCCAACAATAGAAGATAGCTATCGGAAACAAGTTGAGGTAGACGGTCAGCAATGTATGCTTGAAATTCTCGACACAGCGGGGACG gaaCAATTTACAGCAATGCGTGATTTATATATGAAAAATGGCCAAGGCTTCGTTCTAGTATATTCAATAACAGCACAATCAACGTTCAATGATTTACAAGATTTAAGAGAACAGATCTTACGTGTAAAA GATACGGATGATGTACCTATGGTACTGGTAGGCAATAAATGCGATTTGGAAGAAGAACGAGTGGTTGGTAAAGATTTAGGGAAAGATCTTGCAACACAATTTAATTGCGCTTTTATGGAAACATCGGCGAAAGCCAAGATTAATGTTAATGAT ATTTTCTACGATTTAGTGCGGCAGATAAACAAAAAGTCACCAGAAAAGAagcagaaacaaaagaaaaaatcactttgtgtGCTTTTAtaa